In Nicotiana tabacum cultivar K326 chromosome 19, ASM71507v2, whole genome shotgun sequence, one DNA window encodes the following:
- the LOC107771922 gene encoding uncharacterized protein LOC107771922 — MTTKCIRVVASEVLGVSKGFSGRHKGDWWWSEEVQEKVKAKQAAYLTLIESMDEEAKRMNMEGYGRAKKEAKLAVTAAKTAAFGRLYEELGAKGGDKKLYRLAKVSERKAHDLDQVKCIKDEEGRVLIEEAHIRRRWQTYFHKFLNEEGDRDIVLGNLEHSQMRRDFGYCRHISVWEVEGAMRKMHRGRATGPYEIPVEFWKNAGKTGLEWLTRLFKVIFRTKKMPDE, encoded by the coding sequence ATGACAACGAAGTGTATCAGAGTAGTTGCGAGTGAagtgttaggggtctcgaaggGCTTCTCTGGCAGACACAAAGGTGATTGGTGGTGGAGTGAGGAGGTACAAGAGAAAGTGAAAGCCAAGCAAGCGGCGTACTTGACGCTTATAGAGAGCATGGATGAAGAGGCGAAGAGGATGAACATGGAGGGGTATGGGAGGGCTAAGAAGGAGGCGAAGTTAGCGGTTACTGCGGCTAAGACTGCGGCGTTTGGGCGTTTGTATGAGGAGCTTGGGGCTAAAGGCGGGGACAAGAAGTTATACAGGCTGGCCAAGGTAAGCGAGAGGAAGGCCCATGATCTGGATCAAGTTAAGTGTATCAAAGATGAGGAAGGTAGAGTTTTGATTGAAGAGGCTCATATTAGACGAAGATGGCAGACATATTTCCATAAATTCTTGAATGAAGAGGGTGATAGGGACATTGTGCTGGGCAACTTGGAGCACTCCCAGATGCGCAGGgattttgggtattgtaggcaCATAAGTGTATGGGAGGTcgagggggctatgcgtaagatgcaCAGGGGTAGAGCTACCGGGCCATATGAAATACctgtggaattttggaagaatgCGGGTAAGACAggtttggagtggctcactaggctGTTCAAAgtcatttttaggacgaagaagatgcccgatGAATAG